A region from the Merismopedia glauca CCAP 1448/3 genome encodes:
- a CDS encoding GFA family protein, which yields MDGKCLCGAITIRTADKTSLEGCHCGMCRRWGGGPALSVLCGSDVQIDGFERLKVYKSSEWAERAFCSECGTHMFYRLLATNEYFVPAGLFPNEIEFEFKEQIFIDRKPSYYEFANQTLKMTEAEVFAKFASIHT from the coding sequence ATGGATGGTAAGTGTCTTTGCGGTGCCATAACCATCAGAACAGCAGACAAAACCAGCTTAGAGGGCTGTCATTGCGGAATGTGTCGCCGATGGGGAGGTGGTCCAGCATTAAGTGTACTTTGCGGATCAGATGTGCAGATAGATGGCTTTGAGCGACTAAAAGTGTATAAATCCTCAGAATGGGCTGAAAGAGCTTTTTGTAGTGAATGCGGTACGCATATGTTCTACAGGTTATTGGCTACCAATGAATATTTTGTCCCAGCAGGTCTTTTTCCGAATGAAATTGAGTTTGAGTTCAAAGAGCAAATCTTTATAGACAGGAAACCTAGTTACTATGAATTTGCTAATCAAACCTTGAAGATGACAGAAGCTGAAGTATTCGCCAAATTTGCGTCAATTCACACATAA
- a CDS encoding cytochrome P450, which produces MNVPIGSLYLAHRRESIYPDPEHFRPERFLEGQFSPFEDLPFGGGKRQLESLTV; this is translated from the coding sequence TTGAATGTCCCCATTGGCTCTCTTTATCTCGCTCATCGTCGGGAAAGTATTTACCCAGATCCCGAGCATTTCCGACCAGAACGCTTTTTAGAGGGTCAATTTTCCCCTTTTGAGGATTTGCCTTTTGGTGGGGGCAAAAGGCAGTTAGAAAGCCTAACGGTGTAG
- a CDS encoding GIY-YIG nuclease family protein → MESENNIPIEHQNVPVAHQGLHSFLYTSDDEHTSATASMTLDRDGTEVISVEEWRSLTNNVKVAGVYAVLNSERQTQYVGYSRDIRQSVEGHIAQNGTEVVAFLRVQTFKFPKRQAMEALRDEWIAALKSVPPGNLQSQLSWASTVGEAAQSAMSASERNAHEDKKLKLRKAMADPTLIDELEKNDLQDDKMAERRRKLEAAVENDDWSTVVDS, encoded by the coding sequence ATGGAATCTGAAAATAATATCCCCATTGAACATCAAAACGTTCCGGTGGCTCATCAAGGACTGCACAGTTTTTTGTACACTTCTGATGATGAGCATACCTCAGCGACCGCATCTATGACGCTAGATCGTGACGGAACTGAGGTAATATCGGTAGAAGAATGGCGATCGCTCACAAACAACGTGAAAGTAGCTGGAGTTTATGCGGTTTTAAACAGTGAGCGCCAAACCCAGTACGTTGGCTACTCACGGGATATACGACAATCTGTGGAGGGACATATTGCCCAAAATGGCACCGAAGTCGTAGCTTTTCTGCGAGTTCAGACATTCAAGTTTCCCAAACGTCAGGCGATGGAAGCATTGCGAGATGAGTGGATTGCCGCGCTCAAGAGCGTTCCGCCTGGGAATCTTCAGTCACAGTTATCTTGGGCCAGTACAGTCGGCGAGGCAGCCCAGTCAGCCATGTCAGCATCTGAGCGCAATGCCCACGAAGACAAGAAGCTCAAGTTACGCAAGGCAATGGCAGATCCCACCCTCATTGATGAATTAGAGAAGAACGATTTACAGGATGACAAAATGGCTGAGCGTCGTCGAAAATTAGAAGCGGCGGTTGAGAATGATGATTGGAGTACTGTGGTTGACAGTTGA
- a CDS encoding DUF4832 domain-containing protein, with translation MKIARKFHHVKSLALITAIALGYFPQDRVNSATSPSTVTYTPSSENFMNPERGFMYNVGLIEDPTLHYVRINGFTVARAYVELDAYRQSPLSADFLEKLRQGFQRARAAGIKLIVRFSYNTPDSIPPEGVPDASINQVLQHIEQLKPVFVENSDVILVLQGGFIGAWGEWHGSANGLDSLENRSRIAKALLAALPSNRSLQIRYPEYIRDIFPQPLIEAAAFRGSNQARTGHHNDCFLANPTDGGTYYPTIALFRSYVANISPWVPIGGDTCQVTPTQQRTDCVTTQNELALFHWSYLSATWYKPNVDRWKREGCYNNIYQKLGYRLQLISSSLPSGVRPGSVFSGSLKIKNVGYASPFNRRNLQVVLRHQQTGRLYRLSILKLHSKTNDPRFWLPEAGEVDVKVEGGIPANAVPGNYQVLVNLPDPMPNLRNNPLYSIRLANNNTWEAQTGFNSLQRTVQVDNSVAGFAYTGTVWFR, from the coding sequence ATGAAAATAGCTCGAAAATTCCACCATGTTAAAAGTTTAGCTCTGATAACAGCGATCGCTCTAGGATACTTTCCTCAAGATCGTGTAAATAGTGCGACTTCTCCCTCTACAGTCACCTATACCCCAAGTTCTGAAAATTTTATGAATCCCGAACGGGGGTTCATGTACAATGTCGGTCTGATTGAAGATCCCACTCTTCACTACGTTCGTATCAATGGTTTTACTGTAGCCCGTGCTTATGTCGAATTAGATGCGTATCGTCAAAGTCCGCTATCAGCAGATTTTTTAGAAAAATTACGCCAAGGTTTTCAACGAGCGCGCGCTGCTGGGATCAAACTAATCGTGCGATTTTCTTATAATACTCCCGATAGCATTCCCCCAGAAGGAGTACCAGACGCTAGCATCAACCAAGTTTTACAGCATATTGAGCAACTAAAACCAGTTTTCGTGGAAAACAGTGACGTAATTCTAGTTCTACAGGGTGGATTTATTGGTGCTTGGGGTGAATGGCATGGTTCGGCTAATGGTTTGGATAGTCTTGAAAATAGAAGCCGCATAGCCAAAGCTTTGCTAGCTGCTTTACCTTCTAATCGCAGTCTCCAAATCCGATATCCTGAATATATTCGAGACATTTTTCCCCAGCCATTAATTGAAGCTGCTGCTTTTAGAGGTAGTAACCAAGCACGTACCGGTCATCACAATGATTGCTTTTTAGCCAACCCCACTGATGGCGGAACTTATTACCCAACTATCGCCCTATTTCGCTCTTATGTAGCGAATATATCTCCTTGGGTGCCGATTGGCGGCGACACTTGCCAAGTAACGCCAACGCAACAGCGAACTGACTGCGTAACGACTCAAAACGAGCTAGCTTTATTTCATTGGAGCTACCTCAGCGCTACTTGGTATAAGCCAAATGTCGATCGCTGGAAACGAGAAGGATGCTACAATAACATCTATCAAAAGCTGGGCTATCGCCTTCAGCTAATTAGCTCTAGTTTACCTAGTGGGGTTAGACCAGGTAGTGTATTTAGCGGTAGTTTGAAAATCAAAAATGTCGGCTACGCCAGTCCTTTTAATCGACGTAATTTGCAAGTAGTGTTACGTCACCAGCAAACGGGTAGGTTATATCGACTGTCTATTCTCAAGCTTCATAGCAAAACCAACGACCCCAGATTTTGGTTACCTGAAGCAGGTGAGGTAGATGTCAAGGTAGAAGGGGGCATTCCTGCTAATGCTGTACCTGGAAATTACCAAGTTTTAGTTAACTTACCCGATCCAATGCCAAATTTAAGAAATAATCCCTTGTATTCCATCCGCTTAGCTAATAATAATACTTGGGAAGCGCAAACGGGATTTAACTCTCTGCAAAGAACTGTCCAAGTCGATAATAGTGTAGCTGGATTTGCTTATACTGGCACAGTTTGGTTCCGGTAA
- a CDS encoding acyl-CoA dehydrogenase family protein, which produces MKRRTDEHLCYMVGGLENELMAAKLALGHMISTAVISQPGFDTTNQIMSGRTLVAKAALNVVDLAMEITGGSAFYRQLGLEKLFRDVQGVRYHPLREEAQRQLSGQLALGWDLSSL; this is translated from the coding sequence ATGAAGCGCCGCACTGACGAACATCTTTGCTACATGGTGGGAGGCTTAGAGAATGAATTAATGGCGGCAAAGTTGGCACTTGGGCACATGATTTCTACAGCCGTTATTAGTCAACCTGGTTTTGACACGACAAATCAGATTATGTCTGGACGAACTCTGGTCGCTAAAGCTGCGCTCAATGTAGTTGACCTAGCAATGGAAATCACTGGGGGAAGCGCTTTCTATCGCCAGCTAGGTCTAGAGAAATTGTTCCGTGATGTGCAGGGAGTTCGCTATCACCCTCTACGGGAGGAGGCTCAGCGCCAGCTATCTGGTCAACTGGCACTTGGGTGGGATCTGTCTTCTTTGTAG